A region from the Achromobacter seleniivolatilans genome encodes:
- a CDS encoding ABC transporter ATP-binding protein, producing MSSTTASLPIPLLSVRGVSVDFNTENGVFRAVDSLDFDVQPGRTLAIVGESGSGKSVTSMAIMRLTDYSNGRIATGQILFRDSADREIDLTKASDEQMRAIRGNDIAMIFQEPMTSLNPVFTIGDQIVEAIMLHQQLSRSAARQSARKLLEKVRLPDAEQLLDRYPHQLSGGMRQRVMIAMALSCQPRLLIADEPTTALDVTIQAQILNTIRELQRDLGTAVIFITHDMGVVAEMADDVVVMLRGKKVEQGTVDEIFNAPKHPYTRALLAAVPRLGSLTGRDLPLRTPQTVLEGDTLREVGETREQDTATYDEPVLRVEKLTTRFDVGHNLFGRVTHRVHAVEEVSFDVYPGETLALVGESGSGKSTIGKTLQQLVAPTSGAVRYNGQDVFSMDSAGRQRLRQEIQYIFQDPYASLDPRKTVAFSIAEPIRTHGLLSGEDAIARRVGELLEQVGLKPEHARRYPHEFSGGQRQRVCIARALASNPKLIIADESVSALDVSIQAQILNLLMDLQKDRGLSYLFITHDMAVVEKVSHRVAVLYLGQIVELGTRRQVFESPQHAYTRKLLAAVPVAEPGRHIDTSLLEGEIPSPVRRVGDEPAIIPLIEFAPGHQVARAA from the coding sequence TTGTCTAGCACTACTGCCTCTTTGCCCATCCCGCTCTTGTCCGTGCGCGGCGTATCGGTTGATTTCAATACCGAGAACGGCGTGTTCCGCGCCGTCGACAGCCTGGACTTCGATGTACAGCCGGGCAGAACGCTGGCCATCGTCGGGGAATCCGGCTCGGGCAAATCTGTGACGTCCATGGCGATCATGCGACTCACCGACTACAGCAACGGCCGTATCGCCACGGGCCAGATTCTGTTTCGCGACAGCGCAGATCGCGAGATCGATCTGACCAAGGCGTCCGACGAACAGATGCGCGCCATCCGCGGCAACGACATCGCCATGATCTTCCAGGAGCCGATGACGTCCCTGAACCCGGTCTTTACGATCGGCGATCAGATCGTTGAAGCGATCATGCTGCACCAGCAACTGTCGCGCTCGGCCGCGCGTCAATCCGCGCGCAAGCTGCTGGAAAAAGTGCGTTTGCCGGACGCTGAACAATTGCTGGACCGTTATCCGCATCAGCTATCCGGCGGCATGCGTCAGCGCGTGATGATCGCAATGGCGCTGTCTTGCCAGCCGCGATTGCTGATCGCCGACGAGCCGACCACCGCGTTGGACGTGACGATTCAGGCGCAGATTCTGAACACCATCCGCGAACTGCAACGCGATCTGGGCACGGCCGTTATCTTCATCACGCACGATATGGGCGTGGTGGCTGAAATGGCTGACGACGTGGTCGTGATGCTGCGCGGCAAGAAGGTAGAGCAAGGCACCGTTGACGAGATTTTCAACGCGCCCAAGCATCCCTATACGCGTGCGTTGCTGGCAGCCGTGCCCCGTCTGGGCAGCTTGACCGGCCGCGATCTCCCGCTGCGCACGCCGCAAACCGTGCTGGAGGGCGATACGCTGCGTGAAGTAGGCGAAACCCGCGAGCAAGACACCGCCACCTACGACGAACCGGTGTTGCGCGTCGAAAAACTGACGACTCGCTTCGATGTGGGCCACAACCTGTTCGGCCGGGTCACGCACCGTGTGCACGCCGTGGAAGAAGTGAGTTTTGACGTGTACCCCGGCGAGACGCTGGCGCTGGTGGGCGAGTCCGGCAGCGGCAAGTCGACCATCGGCAAGACCTTGCAACAGCTGGTGGCGCCAACGTCGGGCGCAGTGCGCTACAACGGCCAGGACGTGTTTTCGATGGACAGCGCGGGCCGCCAGCGCCTGCGCCAGGAAATTCAGTACATCTTCCAGGACCCCTACGCGTCGCTTGACCCGCGCAAGACCGTGGCCTTCAGCATTGCAGAACCCATCCGCACGCACGGCCTCTTGTCAGGCGAAGACGCGATTGCCCGCCGTGTGGGTGAACTGCTGGAACAAGTTGGCTTGAAGCCCGAACACGCGCGCCGGTATCCGCATGAGTTCTCGGGTGGCCAGCGCCAGCGCGTGTGTATCGCGCGCGCCCTGGCCAGCAACCCCAAGCTGATCATCGCGGACGAATCCGTCTCGGCGCTGGATGTGTCCATCCAGGCGCAGATTCTGAACCTGCTGATGGATCTGCAAAAAGACCGCGGGCTTTCCTACCTGTTCATCACCCATGACATGGCCGTGGTGGAAAAGGTCAGCCATCGCGTGGCCGTGTTGTATCTGGGCCAGATTGTGGAACTGGGTACGCGCCGGCAGGTTTTCGAATCGCCGCAGCACGCCTACACGCGCAAGTTGCTGGCCGCAGTGCCCGTGGCCGAACCCGGCCGCCATATTGATACGTCATTGCTAGAGGGCGAGATCCCCAGCCCGGTGCGCCGCGTTGGCGACGAGCCCGCCATCATTCCCCTGATCGAATTCGCGCCCGGCCATCAAGTGGCCCGGGCGGCTTGA
- a CDS encoding winged helix DNA-binding protein: MPVSVRDAIVSSSHLASSAPELSEVEFGLIIASHAFNRWMVRCMACAGLPELTSLDILVLNHVFHRGRGKKLADICFTLNVEDTHLVNYSLKKLERLGVVQSAKTGKEVIYTTTDEGAAAIQRYAEVREQCLVKPFIDSPAADDASHQLANTLRALSGLYDQAARAATSL, translated from the coding sequence ATGCCTGTATCCGTCCGGGACGCCATAGTTTCCTCATCCCACCTTGCCTCGTCCGCCCCGGAGCTGTCCGAGGTCGAGTTCGGCTTGATCATCGCGTCCCATGCGTTTAACCGCTGGATGGTCCGTTGCATGGCCTGTGCGGGCTTGCCCGAACTGACCTCGTTGGACATCCTGGTGCTCAACCACGTGTTTCATCGTGGACGCGGCAAGAAACTGGCCGACATCTGCTTTACGCTGAATGTCGAAGACACGCATCTGGTGAACTATTCGCTGAAGAAGCTGGAACGCCTGGGCGTTGTGCAAAGCGCCAAGACGGGCAAGGAAGTGATCTACACCACGACCGACGAGGGCGCTGCCGCCATTCAGCGCTACGCCGAAGTGCGCGAGCAATGCCTCGTTAAACCGTTCATCGACTCCCCTGCGGCGGACGACGCCAGCCATCAGTTGGCAAACACCCTGCGCGCCCTGTCGGGCCTGTATGACCAGGCAGCCCGCGCCGCCACCTCGCTGTGA
- a CDS encoding ShlB/FhaC/HecB family hemolysin secretion/activation protein, whose protein sequence is MEVAFSGRGMVLAAVVFMASAGAAFAQPLPDGGRAAEIQRRQEQEIDAQRQRAAERPDVLTPEAKSGTQTLQLPVETPCFVIKQLVWDGAQPPAFIAEASGAVVDQCVGAQGLRALQEYLTGQLIDSGRVTARLLVPEQSLAAGTLTLRYVPGRISGVKGEDTVGWWRTAVPTGAGGELNQRDLDQALENIRRLAGQSDAAIDVAPGPELGDSDIVIRPGTGKRWHGYIGGDNGGMESIGKYQVNAGLTLDSPLFLYDQLSVSWNSNARWRDSTSNTRAASINYSIPFGYWMFFAGASKSTYRQTVAGFEDPIVYGGTTKQVQAGVSVVPYRGTAYKGNASFTLLRKRTDSTLNDVPIDVQRRDVTGYEFSYSHRQYLGQSVLDVGGGVRGTLPHYSDQPGYVYGDPDWNGRSTIYTANVGVYVPFKVLEQPFAYQGNWQIQHAKTAVVPADYFTIGNRYAVRGFDGQMTLAAEDGWSLRNDLSLNLERLTGLPGQQLYTGVDVGRVGGPSAAFLSGRTLVGAVAGLRGRFSIPYVNASYDLSAGWPLKKPESLKTSSTVFAMVVMLEF, encoded by the coding sequence ATGGAAGTTGCTTTTAGCGGGCGGGGCATGGTCCTGGCAGCAGTCGTCTTCATGGCCTCGGCGGGAGCCGCATTTGCGCAGCCTTTACCTGATGGCGGGCGCGCCGCCGAGATTCAGCGCAGGCAGGAACAAGAAATTGATGCGCAGCGGCAACGGGCCGCCGAACGTCCCGACGTGCTGACTCCCGAAGCCAAGTCAGGCACCCAAACCCTGCAATTGCCGGTCGAAACCCCGTGCTTTGTTATCAAACAACTCGTTTGGGACGGCGCCCAGCCTCCCGCATTTATCGCGGAAGCCAGCGGTGCGGTGGTGGATCAATGTGTGGGCGCGCAAGGGTTGCGTGCACTACAGGAATATCTGACCGGTCAACTGATCGACAGCGGCAGGGTGACCGCCCGGTTGCTGGTTCCTGAGCAATCATTGGCTGCGGGCACACTGACGCTGCGTTATGTGCCGGGACGTATTTCCGGGGTGAAAGGCGAAGACACCGTCGGCTGGTGGCGAACAGCGGTGCCCACAGGCGCGGGCGGCGAGTTGAACCAGCGCGATCTGGATCAGGCGTTGGAGAACATCCGCCGTCTGGCCGGTCAGTCAGACGCAGCAATCGACGTTGCACCCGGCCCCGAGCTGGGGGATTCTGACATCGTCATTCGCCCAGGCACCGGCAAACGCTGGCATGGGTATATCGGTGGCGACAACGGCGGCATGGAGTCCATCGGCAAATACCAGGTCAACGCCGGGCTGACGCTGGATTCCCCGTTGTTCCTGTACGACCAGCTATCCGTGTCCTGGAATAGCAATGCTCGCTGGCGGGATTCCACTTCCAACACGCGTGCGGCATCCATCAACTACAGCATTCCGTTTGGCTACTGGATGTTCTTTGCCGGCGCCAGCAAATCCACCTATCGGCAAACGGTGGCGGGTTTTGAAGACCCCATCGTGTACGGCGGCACCACCAAACAAGTGCAGGCGGGCGTGTCCGTCGTGCCCTATCGAGGTACTGCCTACAAGGGCAATGCGTCGTTCACGTTGCTGCGCAAGCGCACGGACAGCACGCTGAATGATGTGCCCATCGATGTGCAGCGCCGCGATGTGACGGGCTACGAGTTCAGCTACAGCCATCGCCAATATCTGGGGCAGTCGGTGCTGGACGTGGGCGGCGGTGTGCGTGGCACCTTGCCGCATTATTCCGATCAGCCCGGTTACGTCTATGGCGACCCCGATTGGAATGGCCGCAGCACCATCTACACCGCCAACGTGGGTGTCTACGTGCCATTCAAGGTGTTGGAGCAGCCCTTTGCGTATCAGGGCAACTGGCAGATCCAGCACGCCAAGACTGCCGTCGTGCCGGCTGACTACTTCACTATCGGCAACCGCTACGCGGTGCGTGGCTTTGATGGCCAGATGACGTTGGCCGCTGAAGATGGATGGTCCTTGCGCAACGATCTTTCGCTGAATCTGGAACGCCTGACAGGCTTGCCCGGGCAGCAGCTCTACACCGGCGTCGATGTCGGCCGTGTAGGGGGTCCATCTGCCGCATTCCTCTCTGGACGCACGCTGGTTGGCGCCGTTGCCGGATTGCGTGGCCGCTTCTCCATCCCTTACGTCAACGCCAGCTATGACCTGTCAGCCGGCTGGCCCTTGAAAAAACCTGAATCTTTGAAGACCTCATCCACCGTGTTTGCCATGGTCGTGATGCTGGAGTTTTAA